From Roseovarius sp. EL26, the proteins below share one genomic window:
- a CDS encoding amidase, which produces MQKWLTMTAADLGRGIGTGEIDPVALTQTYLDAIDAHPHRDRIYSVVTHKRALAEAGAAQARAKAGQRFGPLDGVPISWKDLFDTAGTATESGSALLKGRIPARDAEVLHNATMAGLICLGKTHMSELAFSGLGLNPMTATPPCVNDEGAVPGGSSSGAGASVAFNLASCGIGSDTGGSVRIPSAWNDLVGLKTTSGRLSLDGAVPLCSKFDTVGPLGRSVEDCALMLAALEGGKAADLAGASLKGARFATLQTAVLDDIRDAPRDAYQSAVERLQAAGAEIMPIDVPEVEEALSMSGVIFTAEAYGIWQGTIEAAPEKMFPPILERFRLGRDITAPAYISAWNRLEELRAAWNARVAEFDAVLMPTAPILPPNYDRLLSDDEYYVTENLLALRNTRVGNLLGLSAVTLPTGVPSCGIMLCGKPLGEEQLLRVAHAAEAALS; this is translated from the coding sequence ATGCAAAAATGGTTGACCATGACAGCGGCAGATCTGGGCCGCGGTATTGGCACAGGCGAGATCGACCCTGTGGCACTGACCCAGACCTATCTGGATGCGATTGACGCGCATCCGCATCGTGATCGGATTTATTCAGTAGTCACACATAAGCGGGCTTTGGCAGAGGCCGGTGCAGCACAGGCGCGGGCCAAGGCGGGGCAACGGTTTGGGCCCTTGGACGGTGTTCCGATCAGCTGGAAAGATCTATTTGATACGGCGGGCACTGCAACCGAATCTGGCAGCGCGTTGTTGAAAGGGCGGATCCCGGCGCGCGATGCTGAGGTCTTGCACAATGCGACAATGGCCGGGCTGATCTGTCTGGGTAAAACTCATATGAGCGAGCTGGCCTTTTCTGGGCTTGGCCTGAACCCGATGACAGCAACGCCGCCTTGTGTGAATGATGAAGGCGCGGTGCCGGGGGGATCCTCTTCCGGGGCAGGGGCCAGTGTGGCCTTTAATTTGGCGTCTTGCGGGATTGGCAGCGATACCGGTGGATCGGTGCGTATTCCATCAGCATGGAATGATTTAGTTGGGTTGAAAACCACCAGCGGGCGCCTGTCATTGGACGGGGCGGTGCCACTTTGTTCCAAGTTTGATACGGTTGGGCCGCTGGGGCGCTCGGTAGAGGATTGCGCGCTGATGCTGGCCGCGCTTGAAGGCGGCAAGGCTGCGGATTTGGCTGGTGCATCATTGAAAGGTGCGCGCTTTGCGACATTGCAAACAGCCGTGTTGGATGACATTCGCGATGCCCCGCGCGATGCTTACCAAAGCGCAGTTGAACGACTACAAGCCGCCGGGGCCGAGATCATGCCGATCGATGTGCCTGAGGTCGAAGAGGCGCTGTCGATGTCAGGTGTGATCTTTACCGCCGAGGCCTATGGCATTTGGCAAGGCACGATCGAGGCTGCGCCCGAAAAGATGTTCCCGCCGATTCTGGAACGATTCCGTTTGGGGCGCGATATTACTGCGCCTGCCTACATTTCCGCATGGAACCGGTTGGAGGAACTGCGCGCTGCGTGGAATGCGCGGGTTGCCGAATTTGATGCCGTGCTGATGCCCACCGCACCGATTCTACCGCCCAATTACGACCGGTTACTAAGTGATGATGAATATTATGTGACCGAAAACCTGCTGGCCCTGCGCAATACGCGTGTGGGGAATTTGTTGGGGCTGAGCGCGGTAACCTTGCCAACAGGCGTGCCCAGCTGTGGCATCATGCTGTGTGGCAAACCCTTGGGCGAAGAGCAGCTGTTGCGCGTGGCTCATGCGGCAGAGGCCGCTCTAAGCTAA
- a CDS encoding aminotransferase class I/II-fold pyridoxal phosphate-dependent enzyme: protein MFPERFSNLPEYAFPRLRRLLDVHAPGGDVVHMTIGEPKHDFPPWIVDIIAENAAGFGKYPVNEGKPELLEAITTWIGQRYGVVLDPTKNVMALNGTREGLYNAMMAVCPEVKNGQPKVLLPNPFYQVYMVAAISVGAEPVFLNATPENGYMPDFTALAPEVLNQVTVAYLCSPSNPQGAVASRAYWTDLIQLAEKYDFKVFADECYSEIYRDEPPVGALQVANDLGADPERVLAFHSLSKRSNLPGLRSGFVAGGPESIARIRQLRNYSGSPLPMPLQHVAEKVWADESHVIENRRLYREKYDLADEIMADVPGYKGPEAGFFLWLPIQDGEKAALKAWVETGVRVLPGAYLSRDANGDNPGKKFIRVALVAPKEETEQGLIRLRDCLYK, encoded by the coding sequence ATGTTTCCTGAGCGGTTTTCGAACCTTCCGGAGTACGCTTTTCCGCGTTTGCGGCGTTTGCTTGATGTGCATGCGCCCGGTGGCGACGTTGTACATATGACCATTGGCGAGCCAAAGCACGACTTCCCACCTTGGATCGTTGATATCATTGCAGAAAATGCGGCAGGCTTTGGTAAGTACCCGGTCAATGAGGGTAAGCCCGAGCTGTTGGAGGCGATCACGACCTGGATTGGTCAGCGGTATGGTGTGGTGCTGGACCCGACTAAAAACGTGATGGCGCTGAATGGCACGCGAGAGGGGCTGTATAACGCCATGATGGCGGTTTGCCCTGAGGTAAAGAATGGCCAGCCCAAGGTGTTGCTGCCCAATCCATTCTATCAGGTTTACATGGTTGCGGCGATCAGCGTTGGGGCCGAACCCGTATTTTTGAACGCGACCCCTGAGAACGGCTATATGCCGGATTTCACGGCACTCGCGCCCGAAGTGCTCAATCAGGTGACCGTGGCCTATCTGTGCTCGCCCAGCAATCCGCAGGGGGCTGTGGCCAGCCGTGCCTATTGGACGGATCTGATTCAACTGGCAGAAAAGTACGATTTCAAGGTTTTTGCAGACGAGTGTTATTCCGAGATCTACCGCGATGAGCCCCCGGTTGGGGCCTTGCAGGTCGCCAATGATCTGGGCGCTGATCCTGAGCGGGTCTTGGCCTTTCACAGCTTGTCAAAACGGTCCAACTTGCCGGGACTGCGCAGTGGCTTTGTTGCAGGCGGGCCTGAGAGCATCGCGCGCATTCGTCAGTTGCGCAATTATTCCGGCAGCCCGCTGCCGATGCCGTTACAGCACGTGGCCGAGAAGGTTTGGGCGGATGAATCCCATGTGATTGAGAACCGCCGTCTATACCGCGAAAAATACGACTTGGCCGATGAGATTATGGCTGATGTCCCGGGTTATAAAGGGCCAGAGGCCGGGTTTTTCCTGTGGCTTCCGATCCAAGACGGTGAAAAGGCCGCTTTAAAAGCGTGGGTGGAAACCGGGGTTCGGGTGCTTCCGGGCGCTTATCTGAGCCGCGACGCAAACGGGGATAACCCCGGTAAGAAATTTATTCGGGTCGCCTTGGTGGCTCCAAAAGAAGAGACAGAACAAGGCCTGATCCGCCTGCGTGACTGTCTATACAAGTAA
- a CDS encoding DNA translocase FtsK produces the protein MAYQTRGREPLLDSSMAEAIEKRGKELLGLGLLALAALAATMIGTYTPDDPSWLSATDAPVQNALGSFGASIAAPLFMIVGWGAWGVALVLMAWGLRFALHKGEDRAVGRLIFAPIWIAVLALYASTLTPGAEWSATHSFGLGGLFGDTILGALLGILPVSAGLGIKLMSLVLGVSMLVLGAFVLGFTKPELSRIGRFLLLGVIMTYARLMAVLGQGASGAVQAAQGAQTRMAERRAARADEQDIILEDDMDYVDIDAPRIPSSVVRRAVEPILSRQQEQAVEIATEEEVEIEVEKPGGLRSLMPSLMRRSDPLPEPELVENQMTADPELMDGPGDDRIRAKISNVIKSRVRQSPAMRAESVAPLTKGRGRGPDPLILDTTRRQAMTEEPPLTATHGIPAEPPLTAAHMTPDAMAAAASLQPIEQAAEYQIESDVFEAPMDLDVVDEADINAAMMTPDNAMQAVPQPASTRIPEPEPRGVVQHTPRKTVQPSTRAAAEAQPSLQFEEKNKVEFELPPLSLLSNPVKIERFHLSDEALEENARMLENVLDDYGVKGEIVSVRPGPVVTMYELEPAPGLKASRVIGLADDIARSMSALSARVSTVPGRSVIGIELPNENREMVALRELLATRDFGDGNQKLPLALGKDIGGDPVISNLAKMPHLLIAGTTGSGKSVAINTMILSLLYKLTPDECRLIMIDPKMLELSVYDGIPHLLSPVVTDPKKAVVALKWVVAEMEDRYRKMSKMGVRNIDGYNGRVEEALAKNETFSRTVQTGFDDETGEPVFETEEIIPEKMPYIVIIVDEMADLMMVAGKEIEACIQRLAQMARASGIHLIMATQRPSVDVITGTIKANFPTRISFQVTSKIDSRTILGEMGAEQLLGMGDMLYMAGGGKITRCHGPFVSDEEVEEVVNNLKAYGPPEYIGSVVEGPEDDRASNIDAVLGLSTGGNTDVEDALYDTAVAIVVKDRKCSTSYIQRKLSIGYNKAAKLVEQMEDEGVVSSANHVGKREILVPEQ, from the coding sequence ATGGCATATCAGACACGTGGACGCGAACCATTGCTGGACAGCTCGATGGCGGAAGCTATTGAAAAGCGCGGCAAGGAGTTGCTGGGGCTGGGGCTTTTAGCACTGGCGGCGCTGGCGGCCACGATGATCGGAACTTACACTCCGGATGACCCAAGCTGGCTCTCCGCCACCGATGCACCGGTGCAAAATGCGCTGGGCAGTTTTGGCGCCTCGATCGCTGCGCCGTTGTTCATGATTGTCGGCTGGGGCGCGTGGGGCGTGGCCTTGGTGCTGATGGCATGGGGTCTGCGTTTTGCCCTGCACAAAGGTGAAGATCGCGCAGTTGGCCGCCTGATTTTTGCGCCGATCTGGATCGCGGTGCTGGCGCTTTATGCCTCAACCCTGACACCGGGGGCAGAGTGGTCTGCAACCCACAGCTTTGGTTTAGGCGGTTTGTTTGGTGATACCATTCTGGGTGCTTTGTTGGGTATTCTGCCCGTGAGCGCCGGACTGGGTATCAAGTTGATGTCGCTGGTTCTGGGGGTGTCCATGTTGGTGCTCGGGGCGTTTGTTCTGGGCTTTACCAAGCCCGAGCTGTCACGCATCGGTCGTTTCCTTCTGCTTGGGGTGATCATGACCTATGCCCGCTTGATGGCGGTGCTGGGGCAGGGCGCGTCGGGTGCGGTTCAGGCTGCACAAGGGGCACAGACACGGATGGCCGAACGTCGCGCCGCTCGTGCGGATGAACAAGACATCATCCTCGAAGATGATATGGATTATGTTGACATCGATGCGCCACGCATTCCGTCATCAGTTGTCCGCCGCGCAGTTGAACCCATTCTGTCGCGTCAGCAAGAACAGGCTGTTGAAATCGCAACTGAAGAAGAGGTTGAGATTGAAGTTGAAAAGCCCGGTGGCTTGCGTTCCCTGATGCCATCTTTGATGCGTCGTTCCGACCCTCTGCCAGAGCCCGAACTGGTTGAAAACCAGATGACAGCGGATCCGGAGTTGATGGATGGGCCGGGGGATGACCGTATCCGTGCCAAGATTTCCAACGTGATCAAATCGCGCGTGCGCCAGTCGCCTGCGATGCGGGCCGAAAGCGTCGCGCCACTGACCAAAGGTCGTGGTCGAGGTCCTGATCCGCTGATTTTGGACACCACTCGTCGCCAAGCGATGACAGAAGAGCCGCCCCTGACGGCGACCCACGGTATTCCGGCGGAACCACCGCTGACTGCCGCACATATGACCCCTGATGCGATGGCAGCTGCCGCATCATTGCAACCCATTGAACAGGCGGCGGAATATCAGATCGAATCTGATGTGTTTGAAGCCCCGATGGATCTCGATGTGGTGGATGAGGCAGACATCAACGCTGCAATGATGACACCGGATAATGCGATGCAAGCTGTTCCACAGCCGGCATCCACGCGCATTCCAGAGCCAGAGCCGCGTGGCGTCGTGCAGCATACGCCGCGCAAGACGGTACAGCCGTCAACGCGGGCTGCAGCCGAGGCACAGCCATCATTGCAGTTTGAAGAAAAGAACAAGGTGGAGTTTGAATTGCCGCCTTTGAGCCTGCTGTCCAATCCGGTCAAGATTGAGCGCTTTCACCTAAGCGATGAAGCGCTTGAGGAAAATGCGCGCATGCTGGAAAACGTGCTGGATGACTATGGTGTCAAAGGTGAGATCGTCTCGGTCCGCCCAGGCCCAGTTGTCACCATGTACGAACTGGAACCTGCCCCAGGTTTGAAAGCCAGCCGCGTGATTGGTTTGGCTGACGATATCGCCCGTTCAATGAGCGCACTGTCTGCCCGTGTATCTACGGTGCCAGGGCGTAGTGTGATCGGGATTGAACTGCCAAATGAGAACCGTGAAATGGTCGCCTTGCGTGAATTGCTGGCCACTCGCGATTTTGGTGATGGTAATCAAAAACTTCCATTGGCGTTGGGTAAGGATATCGGTGGTGATCCGGTGATTTCGAACCTTGCCAAGATGCCTCACTTGCTCATTGCCGGGACCACAGGTTCGGGTAAGTCCGTGGCGATTAACACGATGATCCTATCGCTGCTCTATAAGCTGACGCCGGATGAATGCCGCCTGATCATGATCGATCCCAAGATGTTGGAGCTGTCGGTTTATGATGGGATCCCGCATCTGCTGAGCCCGGTTGTGACTGATCCTAAAAAGGCGGTTGTTGCCCTGAAATGGGTCGTGGCCGAAATGGAAGACCGGTATCGGAAGATGTCCAAAATGGGTGTGCGCAACATCGATGGTTACAACGGCCGCGTCGAGGAGGCACTTGCCAAAAACGAAACCTTCAGCCGCACAGTGCAAACCGGGTTTGATGATGAAACCGGTGAACCGGTGTTCGAGACCGAGGAAATTATCCCCGAAAAGATGCCATATATCGTTATCATTGTTGACGAGATGGCCGACCTGATGATGGTTGCAGGTAAAGAGATCGAAGCCTGTATTCAACGCTTGGCACAGATGGCGCGAGCCTCGGGTATCCACCTGATCATGGCCACGCAACGCCCGTCCGTTGATGTGATCACCGGCACGATCAAAGCCAACTTTCCGACTCGGATTTCGTTCCAGGTGACCTCCAAAATCGACAGCCGGACAATCTTGGGTGAAATGGGGGCTGAGCAGCTTTTGGGTATGGGTGACATGCTCTATATGGCGGGGGGCGGTAAAATTACCCGGTGTCACGGTCCGTTTGTCTCGGATGAAGAAGTCGAAGAAGTGGTCAATAATCTCAAGGCTTATGGCCCACCAGAATACATTGGCAGTGTCGTCGAAGGCCCAGAGGATGACAGAGCCAGCAATATCGATGCGGTGTTGGGGCTCAGCACTGGTGGCAACACCGATGTCGAAGACGCACTCTATGACACGGCCGTGGCCATCGTTGTCAAAGACCGCAAATGCAGCACCTCATACATTCAGCGTAAGCTGTCGATCGGCTATAACAAGGCTGCGAAACTGGTTGAACAAATGGAAGACGAGGGCGTGGTGAGTTCTGCAAATCACGTTGGTAAACGCGAAATTCTTGTTCCTGAACAATAA
- a CDS encoding outer membrane lipoprotein carrier protein LolA, which translates to MKTIRLILAAGLTTVALAAPAMAERLSLDEISKYLNSFKSASGEFTQINDDGTISTGQIYIKRPGRVRFEYNPPEKTLVVADGSTVGIVDPKSNTGPEGYPLNQTPLKIILARKVDFSRARMVTGHKSDGKTTTVRAQDPDHPEYGSIDLVFTGSPVELRQWVINDGSGSQTTVILGDLTKNVQLANDKFVIPGIGASDRN; encoded by the coding sequence ATGAAAACGATACGTCTTATATTGGCCGCAGGCCTTACCACTGTGGCGCTGGCCGCCCCTGCGATGGCCGAGCGCCTGTCGCTTGATGAAATCTCTAAGTACCTGAATAGCTTTAAGTCAGCGTCAGGTGAATTCACGCAAATCAATGATGATGGTACAATCAGCACCGGGCAGATTTATATCAAACGCCCCGGCCGTGTGCGGTTTGAGTATAACCCACCGGAGAAAACACTGGTCGTGGCCGATGGCAGCACCGTGGGCATCGTTGACCCAAAGTCCAACACCGGGCCCGAGGGCTATCCGTTAAACCAGACGCCGCTCAAGATCATTCTGGCACGCAAGGTCGATTTCAGCCGCGCGCGCATGGTCACGGGTCACAAGAGCGATGGCAAGACCACAACGGTGCGTGCGCAGGACCCTGATCATCCTGAATATGGCAGTATAGATCTGGTATTCACCGGCAGCCCGGTCGAGCTGCGTCAATGGGTAATCAATGACGGCAGCGGCAGCCAGACCACTGTGATTTTGGGTGATTTGACCAAGAATGTTCAACTGGCGAACGACAAATTCGTCATCCCCGGAATTGGGGCGTCAGATCGTAACTGA
- a CDS encoding lytic transglycosylase yields MSRKLRALVLMTVLAACGGGYDTPPSRLDNACTILDQRPEYKRAFRAAERRWGVPVHVQMATIYQESKFDSDARTPYRFTLGVIPMGRQSSAFGYSQALDGTWDEYKVSTGSRSARRDDIRDAADFIGWYMAESNQRLGISMHDTRNQYLAYHEGRTGYSRQSYQGKPWLVRVAGTVQERGETYRAQLRRCGAI; encoded by the coding sequence ATGAGCAGAAAGCTTCGCGCACTAGTGTTAATGACCGTGCTTGCGGCTTGTGGTGGTGGATATGACACCCCCCCTAGTCGTTTAGATAATGCTTGCACGATCCTTGACCAGCGCCCCGAATACAAACGCGCATTCCGTGCGGCTGAGCGCCGTTGGGGGGTGCCAGTACATGTCCAGATGGCGACGATCTATCAAGAGAGCAAGTTCGATTCAGATGCCCGTACGCCGTACCGGTTTACACTGGGCGTGATTCCGATGGGGCGACAAAGCTCGGCCTTCGGGTACAGTCAAGCGCTGGACGGTACTTGGGATGAATACAAAGTCTCAACCGGGAGCCGGTCAGCACGCCGCGATGACATCCGTGATGCGGCTGATTTCATTGGCTGGTACATGGCTGAAAGCAATCAGCGGCTTGGTATTTCGATGCATGACACCCGCAACCAGTATCTAGCCTATCACGAGGGCCGCACGGGCTATTCCCGTCAAAGCTATCAGGGCAAGCCCTGGCTGGTACGGGTGGCTGGAACAGTGCAAGAAAGAGGCGAGACTTATCGCGCCCAACTGCGGCGCTGCGGCGCAATCTGA
- a CDS encoding AEC family transporter, which produces MNLSVTVLNIVAPVFCLAGIGYIWVKLGFDYPVQFITRLAMTIAVPCLIFTALMQSKADLASLKTLSIASIASHLAIVLIFAVLLRLGQLDRQTYLAPLTFGNTGNLGLPLALFAFGQAGLEMAVVILAISAVLSFTVGIWLVAGQGAFGKMLREPMIGATLLGALFLWQGWQTPQVVTRTMDLIGQMAIPLMLMTLGVAIARLSAARLKLATALSLIKLLICVIVAWGIGHWFQLDQVAFGVLVLQTATPVAVTSYLLAEKYQADSEAVAGLVMVSTLMSVIALPVLLAFLL; this is translated from the coding sequence GTGAACCTAAGCGTAACAGTCCTCAACATCGTTGCCCCGGTCTTCTGTCTCGCAGGCATTGGGTACATCTGGGTCAAGTTAGGCTTTGATTATCCAGTACAATTCATCACACGACTGGCAATGACGATTGCTGTGCCTTGCCTGATATTCACCGCGCTCATGCAGTCAAAAGCTGACCTTGCGTCACTCAAAACGTTGTCCATTGCCTCAATTGCGTCACATTTGGCCATCGTTTTGATTTTCGCAGTATTGCTCAGATTAGGGCAGTTAGATCGGCAAACTTATCTGGCGCCGCTGACCTTTGGCAACACCGGAAATTTAGGCCTGCCGCTTGCGCTGTTTGCGTTTGGGCAGGCTGGTTTGGAAATGGCGGTTGTCATCTTGGCAATCAGCGCAGTCTTGTCTTTTACGGTCGGCATCTGGCTGGTCGCCGGACAAGGAGCGTTTGGCAAGATGCTGCGCGAGCCGATGATCGGGGCCACATTGCTGGGCGCATTGTTCCTGTGGCAGGGGTGGCAAACCCCGCAGGTGGTAACCAGAACGATGGATCTGATTGGACAGATGGCCATACCCTTGATGCTGATGACACTTGGCGTGGCAATCGCACGGCTATCGGCGGCACGTCTGAAATTGGCCACAGCTCTGAGCCTGATCAAACTGCTGATCTGCGTCATCGTGGCCTGGGGGATCGGGCACTGGTTTCAACTTGATCAAGTGGCCTTTGGCGTGTTGGTTTTACAAACCGCAACGCCGGTTGCCGTGACATCATATCTGCTGGCGGAAAAGTATCAGGCCGATTCCGAGGCCGTTGCCGGACTTGTGATGGTGTCTACCCTGATGTCGGTCATTGCATTGCCGGTATTGTTGGCGTTTTTACTATAA
- the hspQ gene encoding heat shock protein HspQ yields MLKTRAKYCLGQVVRHRKHPFRGVIFDVDPEFSNTEEWYNNIPEEARPDRSQPFYHLLAENEKSYYVAYVSEQNLAADYSGQPVDHPDIPDMFGPFEDGHYPLHFDMN; encoded by the coding sequence ATGTTGAAAACGCGTGCAAAATATTGTTTAGGGCAGGTTGTCCGCCATCGAAAACATCCTTTTCGTGGGGTGATTTTTGATGTTGATCCAGAATTCTCAAATACTGAAGAGTGGTACAATAACATACCGGAAGAGGCCCGGCCTGACCGGTCACAGCCATTTTACCATCTTTTGGCGGAAAACGAGAAGAGCTATTACGTCGCCTATGTGAGTGAGCAAAACCTGGCAGCTGATTATTCCGGGCAGCCGGTCGATCATCCTGATATCCCAGATATGTTCGGTCCATTCGAAGACGGGCACTATCCGCTTCACTTCGATATGAACTGA
- a CDS encoding gamma-glutamyltransferase family protein, translating into MRDFHFPGRSPVLATNGMCATSHPLAAKVAIDILSRGGNAVDAAIAGAVLLGICEPQMTGIGGDCFVLFNKPGSDDIQALNGSGRAPAAARSATLRARDLDVVPPYSADAVTIPGAIDAFCQLSEDHGVLGLDAILAPAIHYAETGVPIAARVGADLQHASHVLQGHGLLHYSDAGQPLQMGQIFRAPGQAEVLRRIAKDGQRAFYEGEIAEDMCAALTALGGAHTMADFADQSCDYTQPVSGTYKTAELVEHPPNGQGATAILLLNILAQFDIAAMDPFGAERAHLEAEATKLAYDARNRFIADPDHTARLDHMLSMETAQSLAALINPGKAMPAAAPISEAVHRDTIYITVVDRDGMAVSLIYSIFHGFGSGIASEKFGILMQNRGAGFTLEQGHPNEFGGSKRPMHTIIPGMLRENGRIRMPFGVMGGAYQPCGHARFVTNLHDFGMDPQSAIDAPRCFSDNGQLKMERGYDAQTRQALVDLGHDVVTPGDALGGAQAIQIRPDGVLEGGSDPRKDGCALGY; encoded by the coding sequence ATGCGCGACTTTCACTTTCCCGGCAGGTCACCCGTGTTGGCCACGAATGGCATGTGCGCCACGTCCCACCCTTTGGCCGCAAAAGTGGCGATTGACATCCTATCACGCGGGGGCAATGCGGTTGACGCAGCCATTGCAGGGGCTGTTTTGCTGGGCATTTGCGAGCCACAGATGACCGGGATCGGTGGCGACTGCTTTGTCTTGTTCAACAAACCCGGCAGCGATGACATTCAGGCGCTCAATGGCTCGGGTCGGGCACCTGCGGCGGCAAGATCCGCCACGCTGCGTGCCCGCGATCTGGATGTGGTGCCGCCCTATTCTGCTGATGCTGTTACCATACCCGGCGCGATCGATGCTTTTTGCCAGTTGAGCGAGGACCACGGCGTATTGGGCCTTGATGCCATTCTGGCCCCGGCAATCCATTACGCTGAAACAGGCGTGCCAATCGCGGCGCGAGTTGGTGCCGACCTGCAGCATGCAAGCCATGTTTTGCAAGGGCACGGCCTTTTGCACTATTCGGATGCAGGGCAACCTTTGCAGATGGGGCAGATTTTCCGCGCGCCCGGACAAGCCGAGGTTCTGCGCCGCATCGCCAAAGACGGTCAACGTGCCTTTTACGAAGGTGAGATTGCTGAAGATATGTGTGCCGCCCTGACTGCATTGGGCGGGGCGCACACGATGGCCGATTTTGCGGATCAAAGTTGTGACTATACCCAACCTGTGTCTGGCACCTACAAAACGGCCGAGCTGGTCGAACACCCGCCCAATGGTCAGGGCGCGACAGCGATTTTGCTGCTCAACATTCTGGCGCAGTTCGATATTGCTGCGATGGACCCTTTTGGGGCTGAGCGCGCGCATCTCGAAGCCGAAGCCACCAAGCTGGCTTATGACGCCCGCAACCGGTTTATCGCCGATCCCGATCACACCGCGCGACTTGATCATATGCTGTCCATGGAGACGGCGCAGTCTCTGGCAGCCCTCATAAATCCGGGCAAAGCCATGCCCGCTGCAGCGCCAATCAGTGAAGCGGTGCATCGCGATACGATTTATATTACCGTGGTTGACCGTGACGGCATGGCGGTATCCTTGATCTATTCAATCTTTCATGGATTCGGATCTGGCATCGCCTCGGAAAAGTTCGGCATCTTGATGCAGAATCGTGGAGCGGGCTTCACCCTTGAGCAGGGCCACCCCAATGAATTTGGTGGCAGCAAACGCCCAATGCACACAATCATTCCCGGAATGCTGCGCGAAAACGGGCGCATTCGCATGCCTTTTGGTGTGATGGGCGGGGCCTATCAACCCTGCGGCCATGCTCGGTTTGTGACGAACTTGCATGATTTTGGAATGGACCCACAAAGCGCAATCGACGCGCCACGCTGTTTCTCAGACAATGGTCAGCTCAAAATGGAACGTGGCTATGACGCCCAAACCCGTCAGGCACTTGTTGATCTCGGGCATGATGTCGTCACACCAGGCGACGCCCTTGGCGGGGCGCAGGCCATCCAAATACGCCCTGACGGTGTATTGGAGGGCGGCAGTGATCCGCGCAAAGATGGTTGTGCTTTGGGATATTAA
- a CDS encoding ATP-binding protein, protein MSGHIISTASDRPPLTIRIDGSATETGTRDILQQVTQWLTHNNQPGDIISTVELVLAEAINNIVEHAYAETAERSVRKKPLWADLTLTSQQLHVTLSDAGVPFPDETLPNGNLPDLNVALDDLPEGGFGWFLIFSQTQSVRYHREAGKNSLSLGFKCGTE, encoded by the coding sequence TTGTCAGGCCATATCATTTCAACCGCATCTGATCGCCCTCCGCTGACGATACGCATAGATGGCTCTGCAACAGAGACCGGAACGCGGGACATATTGCAGCAGGTCACACAATGGCTGACCCATAACAACCAGCCCGGCGACATCATTTCCACGGTCGAGCTGGTGTTGGCCGAAGCGATCAACAATATCGTCGAACATGCCTATGCTGAAACGGCTGAGCGTAGCGTCCGGAAGAAACCCCTTTGGGCAGATCTGACCCTAACATCACAGCAGTTACATGTGACCTTGAGTGACGCCGGTGTACCCTTTCCGGATGAAACCCTTCCCAACGGTAACTTACCTGACCTGAATGTAGCGTTAGACGATCTGCCCGAAGGTGGTTTTGGCTGGTTCCTTATTTTTTCACAAACACAGTCCGTCCGCTATCACCGCGAAGCAGGTAAAAATTCACTGTCATTGGGTTTCAAATGTGGCACGGAATGA
- a CDS encoding STAS domain-containing protein, producing the protein MKLDSQIRSNVNIVTVNETRIDAAAAIQFKDEMRSLTEDSPSHVVLDLSQVAFVDSSGLGAIVAVKKHFGTSKQLDLAGLTADVAKVFQLTRMDKIFTIHDSAAPFTSQAAG; encoded by the coding sequence ATGAAACTGGACAGTCAGATTAGAAGTAACGTCAATATCGTCACCGTCAATGAGACAAGGATTGATGCCGCCGCGGCCATACAGTTCAAAGATGAGATGCGCAGCCTGACCGAGGACAGCCCGTCGCATGTCGTGCTGGACTTGTCACAGGTTGCATTTGTCGATTCCAGCGGACTGGGTGCGATTGTCGCCGTCAAAAAACATTTTGGCACGTCAAAACAATTGGATCTGGCAGGGCTGACAGCAGACGTCGCAAAGGTGTTTCAGCTGACCCGGATGGACAAAATCTTTACCATCCATGACAGTGCAGCACCTTTCACGTCGCAAGCGGCTGGCTGA